The Chionomys nivalis chromosome 1, mChiNiv1.1, whole genome shotgun sequence sequence GCCTTCTGACTGTCCTGCTGTTCCTAAGCACCTGAAGAATGTGCCTCTTGGTTTATGTTCACAACACGGTTAAGGGCACGGTGATGGAGCCACTCTGGCCTGATGGGATTGGATGGACCAGCCTAAAGAGCTGAATTTAGGATGCCAGCCCCTGGGCTGCCTGTGCTCTGAACTGTCCTTGGGCTGCAGCATAAGATGCCTCATCGGGTTCATAAAGAAAGAAGACTGTGCCTAGGGTCCCATAGTGAGCTTGTTCAGGCTGTCCAGATTCTGACCAAACACAGACAGCCAGGAGCTCATCAGCCAGGGCGGGAGTGATCTCCTTGATCATGGTGTGAGCCAGGGCACCCAACGCCCTGCATGCCCAGCATGGGCATCTGTCCCAGGATTGCTCCACGTCCAGCTGCTTCCCTCCTTAGACACAGTGCTGCTCAGCTCAACGCTCTTTAATAAACACATCCCCTGAATCTGCATGGGGGCCTGGAAGACTGAAAACACTATCCAGTTAGGGCCATGCTAGATGGATGGGCAGACCAACTAGAGCTCGATAATTGAGCGAGAGCTCTTCCTCCACCACAAGGTGCCCTTCATTCTGCTACTGCAGACCGGCCTAAAGGAGGCCTCTTTGGGTGACTGGCATTTCCAGCACCCTGAACCACATCTCTGTTTCATAGCTCATCCACATGTGCTCATGGGCTGTGGATGTTGGGAAAGAGCTCAGGCCAGGTAGACAGAGCAGTGCTGTCTAGACTATTCCTTCTAGAACCTGTGGTATGTCCCCCCTTATGGATCCCCATAGCTGTTCCTTCCTTGCCACTTGACAGATGTGGTCACTGAAGCCCCAGCACACAGGAACAATTTCAAGGTCCTATAGTGAGTCTAAGAGGAAGGGCCCTAGAGGTAAGATAGACCAAAGGTAAAAGTTTTAGGGGACCTCCTCTCCCTCCAAGTTTGGGGACAAGATGCCTACTCAAGGAAGGCCATGATCAAAGGCACAAAGCCACAATGGCAGAATCCCAGGCACCTAAGGTGGGTGACCTTCTGGGCAACTTTGGGATGAGGGGGACTTTTTAGCACACTCTGAGGGGACACCTAGCAGGCAGGTCCCTCCCTTTCATTCCTCCATGGTGTCAATGGAATGAGGTGCTGAGCTGATAAATCTTGGTCCCCAGGAAGCTCTGagaccaggaaacagaaagaaagacagtgaTATTGCTGCCCCAGACGAGGCAGGACCACTCAGGTCAGGCAGGTCTTGGGGAGTGACTTTGGTCAGCCTGTCAGAGTGTCTACAATAGGATTTAAGCCCTCCCCTCCCTCCGCccatccctgccccacccccatgtgGATGCCTAGGCCAAGCCTCCTCTATTTGGGCTTCATCTCCACCCTAGAGTTGATGTCATCAGCATCCAGGTCGTAGTCCTCCACCTGGCCACTGGTCCACACCTTCATGCGATCTGTGAGGTCGCTGCTGCGTGGGGCCAAGATGAAGTCATAGATCAGCACTGCCAGGGCACCCCCGATGAATGGCCCCACCCAGAAAATCTAGGAAAGAAGCATGAGAGTTTAGGGGACAGCTGGCCGCACCATCTCTTCTCCCCTTGGGGATCTCGCCAAATCAGTCTTGAGTCAGAAGCAGATAGACCAGGCTCCTACTTTCTGATTCCAGGGCCCCCCAGAGTGGGTTCAGACCAGGGTATGTAGTAGAGATACATCCTGGCCTCTTTACCCAACTATTGGCATCTCTGTAGCAGATTACTCCTGAAGATGGCTACTACTCCCTTCCCCCAGCCTTGGAAAGTTCCCAGCAATGGGCTAGTCTAATAGAAGGGTGGCCAGGAGCACACAGACCAACGGTAATTAGAGCTAAAACCTACGCAATGTTTCCTCTGCTCAGAGCTCTGTTTGCAGACATGGGTCCTCTCCTGATCCTAAAAACCCTGGGAGAGCCAACTCTCCTAAGCCCACTTCATTCACAGCCTGGGAAACCAAGGCACAAAGCCTTCCTGAGGTTGCTAAAAGCAAAGGTGGCAGAGCCAAGATTCCAAGCCCACTCTCCACCATATTGTTAGGACAATGGGGGAAGAGCACTGGCCAGGGCTGTAGGCTTGAGCTGCCAGAGTGGAGCCTAAATAGAAATCTTATCGGGATACAAACTCCCTTCTTCATCTCAGGATTTGGTTTCTTGATTTCCTTTGCCATATGTATCTCCCAGAATCTCTGTAAAAGGAAGATAGGCCTCAAGGGTAGGGGTAGAGTTTGCTTCCACCATGTGCCTGGCTGCTCCAGGGTCACTTACCCAGTGGTTTGAGAAGTTGCGGGTGAGCACAGCAGAGCCAAATGATCGGGCAGGGTTGATGCCACAGCCGGTGTAGTCGATCTGGAAGGGGGCATATAAAAAACAGGAATGTAAAGAAAGTGGCAAGGAgatcagggagagagaggagagagagagagagagagagagagagagagagagagagagagagagagagagagagagagagagagagagagaggaagagaaggggacaaTCAACCCCAGCGGAGAAAGGGGAATGATTAGAAGTCCTTGGGTCCTTTTCCTGGCACCCAGAGCAGGGCAGGTCTGCCATCCCCTACCCATGGTGGAAGTTCCATCCAGAGTACCACAGATACCACACTAGCCCTTCTCACCAGCTGCTTTGACCCTGATCCCCACCGTGTCTCCCACCTCAGAATTCCCCTACTCACCGCGAGCAGGTGTCCCAGGGCCACAGAGAAGCCAATGGCAAGAGGAGCTGAGCCACCTAAGTCACGGCGCCTCCGGTCAGTGGTGGCCAGCACACACAGCACCAGCTGCAGAGTGCCGATGATCTCAATGCCCAGACCCTGGCCAGAGTTCACACCTCGAGCCAGCTGCAAGGGAGAGAAGCAAAAAGGCCCAGTGAGTGGGGCAGGGAGCGATTGTAAGGAGAACCCCAGAGCACTAGGTCCAGGCACCAACAGACAATCTTTAACCCTTTCTTAGCTTTTCACTCAGTTTCTCACTGTGTGTCCCCAGAGGGGCCAGACATACACAGCAGGTAATGAAAATCAGTCCTCATCCCCTCCGACACCTGTTGATCCTCTAGCTTGTTCCCTCGTCCTGTCTAGACCCTGCCTCACTCTGCTCGGAGGCCCAGGGTGAAGCAGGGCCTCCTTGTTGGCTACATGGAGTGCTCATACAGGTGCTTCTCGGACGTGGGAGGTGGTCAGGGATACCTACAGGAGAAGAGAAGCATAGATAGGAGGAGCCAAGTGGATATTGCTTCACCCTTTCAAGCCCAAAGCCTTTCCTATCTCCACTCCCTTTGGCCCCCCgcatctcctctcttccctcttttctctcctggtCCCCGCCCTGCCTTCCCTCTCTTTGGCTCCACGGGCCCCACCACCGTAGTCTGGCTGCCCCTGTGCCTACGCCACTTTTGGAAACATGACTCATGGAAAAAGAAGGGAACGAGAATGGCCACGAAGTCACTGGAGCCCTACCATCTCTGCAGCTGCAGTGAGAAGACCCACAGGGGAGCTGGGCCACGTTGGTGAATATGCCGGCACGTTCTGCCTTCAGTCTGCCTCCCAGGAGGCACAGCTGGGCCCCAGCAAGCTGACACGAAAGGCTCACTTCCAGTTTCCCTACTGGGTGGTGGTATCTCCAAGGCCACCAGGCATTCTGTGGGGTACTAGGTGGGAGGCACACCTCCACTTCTTGAGGGGTTTTCCCAGTTCAGCCCTGAGGCCCTCTCACAAGAACAATTCTCTTCCCGCCTTTGTCTGCAGTGCTGGCTCCCAGAGAATGACTCACATCCCCTCTGCTGCCTTGAAGCCCCAGCTTTGGGCCTTTCCTGACCAACCCCAAagctgtgccccccccccccccgccgccaaaGCCCTGTGAGCTTTCTGGAGCAATGCCCATTTATCACCCCACTGATAAGTCAGGCAATCGAGGCAGAACCCAGTGCTCAGGTTCTTACTCTTCTACTTGTTGGCACCACGAACCTGTTTCTCTCTGGGTCTTAGCTTCTCCATCTGAGAAATGGGTTCAAGGTCTCAGCTCTGTCTAGACTCTAGAGCCTCCAGAAGACTCAAGGGTCCCAGGGCTGTCTCAGGCATTTGGTGAAGGTGGCAGAAGCAAGAACTattgggaggtagagatgggtgAGGGATAGCTGGGCTGGTTGGAAGAGCGTGCCTAAAGCTGGGAAggcttgatggaggaaggactAGAAGCCCAGGATGGCTAATTCCACTTCCGCCTGGAAGGCTGTGACCCTCATTtaaattcatggcttctctctctccatctcttcttctctctGGGGATGGCCTAATTGCTAGCTGGCAGAAGTCCTGAGATGAGCACTTTCTCACCAATTAATGGAGCTGTCCCTAAGTCTCCTGCTCAGATCCAACCACCACTCTGCCCTTCTCACAGATGTAGCCAGAGCCAGTCCATCTTTCCCCTGCTTCTTAACCACGGTCGATCCCAGGCCATACCCCAGGTACTATTGTCTACACAAAGCAGAGCGGGCAGCTCCAGGCCCAGAGGTCTGAGTCTTCAGGAGGCCTGGGAACTCCAGAAGGTACCTACTCCTGAC is a genomic window containing:
- the Aqp1 gene encoding aquaporin-1, encoding MASEFKKKIFWRAVVAEFLAMTLFVFISIGSALGFNYPLERNQTLVQDNVKVSLAFGLSIATLAQSVGHISGAHLNPAVTLGLLLSCQISILRAVMYMIAQCVGAIVATAILSGITSSLPENSLGRNDLARGVNSGQGLGIEIIGTLQLVLCVLATTDRRRRDLGGSAPLAIGFSVALGHLLAIDYTGCGINPARSFGSAVLTRNFSNHWIFWVGPFIGGALAVLIYDFILAPRSSDLTDRMKVWTSGQVEDYDLDADDINSRVEMKPK